One Thermofilum sp. genomic window carries:
- a CDS encoding PIN domain-containing protein has translation MPLLENDVIFAYLNEYDPNHENAERIFEKLRRGELRVEISSISLLEMELIYRSEKREGRLLKDLAALAALPNVEYVPLTPDVALTSVYLRQTLNLSFFDSHYAATALNLDGKIISFDKAYEKVPGLTRIKPETL, from the coding sequence ATGCCCCTGCTGGAGAACGACGTAATTTTCGCGTACTTGAACGAGTACGACCCAAACCACGAAAATGCCGAAAGGATATTCGAGAAGCTTAGGAGGGGCGAACTCCGCGTAGAGATTTCGAGCATCAGCCTACTCGAGATGGAACTCATCTACAGGAGCGAGAAGAGGGAGGGTAGGCTCCTGAAGGACTTAGCTGCTCTAGCTGCGCTACCGAACGTAGAATACGTGCCGCTGACACCTGACGTAGCGCTTACGAGCGTGTACTTGAGGCAGACGCTCAACCTATCTTTCTTTGACTCACATTACGCCGCGACCGCGCTGAACCTAGATGGTAAAATAATTTCTTTCGACAAAGCCTATGAAAAGGTGCCCGGGCTAACGCGCATCAAGCCGGAAACTCTCTAG